The DNA region TCGTTGGGTTTGCCGCGGAAACGAATAATGTGGAAGAATACGCCCGGCAAAAACGTAACCGCAAAAACCTTGATTTGATCTGTGCAAACGATGTTTCTATTTCAGATCAGGGATTTAATAGCGATAGCAACGCTCTACACCTTTTCTGGCAGGATGGAGATAAAGTCTTACCGCTTGCGCGCAAAGCACTCCTTGGCCAATTATTACTCGACGAGATCGTGACCCGTTATGATGAAAAAAATCGACGTTAAGATTCTGGATCCGCGTGTTGGCAAGCAATTCCCGCTGCCGACGTATGCCACCTCCGGTTCCGCCGGACTTGACCTGCGGGCATGTCTCGATGACGCCGTAGAACTGGCGCCGGGCGCAACCACGCTGCTGCCAACCGGGCTGGCTATTCATATTGCCGATCCCTCTCTGGCTGCCGTCATCCTGCCGCGCTCGGGCCTGGGCCATAAGCATGGTATCGTGCTGGGCAACCTGGTGGGGTTGATTGACTCCGACTATCAGGGGCAACTGATGGTGTCCGTCTGGAACCGAGGTCAGGACAGTTTCACCATTGAACCGGGTGAACGTATCGCCCAGATGGTCTTTGTGCCGGTCGTACAGGCCGAATTTAACCTGGTGGAAGAGTTTGATGCCACCCACCGTGGTGAAGGCGGTTTCGGCCATTCCGGTCGTAAGTAAGAAAGTTACGCATCCCGATAACGTCATAACATCACCGCAAGCCCTGTGTTTGCGGTCATAGTGTGGATGCTCGCCTGCAAGTGCTTATTTTCAGGGGTATTTTGTAACATGGCAGAAAAACAAACTGCGAAAAGGAATCGTCGCGAAGAAATACTTCAGTCTCTGGCGCTGATGCTGGAATCCAGCGATGGAAGCCAGCGCATCACAACGGCAAAACTGGCGGCTTCTGTCGGCGTTTCCGAAGCGGCGTTGTATCGTCACTTTCCCAGCAAGACCCGCATGTTCGATAGCCTGATTGAGTTTATCGAAGACAGCCTGATTACCCGTATCAATTTGATTCTGAAAGATGAAAAAGACACCCACGCGCGTCTGCGTCTGATTGTGTTGTTGATTCTGGGTTTTGGTGAGCGCAATCCCGGCCTGACGCGTATCCTGACCGGACATGCGCTAATGTTTGAACAGGATCGTTTGCAAGGGCGCATCAATCAACTGTTTGAACGCATTGAAGCGCAACTGCGCCAGGTGCTGCGGGAAAAGCGGATGCGCGAAGGTGAAGGATACGTGACGGATGAAACGTTGCTGGCAAGCCAGTTGCTCGCCTTCTGCGAAGGTATGCTGTCGCGCTTCGTGCGTAGTGAATTCAAATACCGTCCAACGGATGATTTCGACGCCCGCTGGCCACTGCTCGCCTCACAACTGCAGTAATGTTTGCCGGATAGCGCGCGCGTTATCCGGCCATCCTGCTTAAACGCCAAATTCTTCCCGATACGCCCGCACCGACGCCAGATGTTCAGCCATTTCCGGCTTCTCTTCCAGATAAGCAATCAGCTCTTTCAGGGTAATGATGGAAATCACCTTACAGCCATAATCGCGCTCGACTTCCTGAATGGCGGAAATCTCGCCACGGCCCCGTTCCTGACGATCTAAAGAGATCAGCACACCAGCCAGCGTCGCGCCATTGGCCTGGATGATTTCCATCGACTCGCGGATAGCCGTACCGGCGGTGATCACATCATCCACCAGCATCACGCGCCCCTGCAATGCGCTGCCAACCAGGTTACCGCCTTCGCCATGATCTTTGGCTTCTTTGCGGTTAAAGCAGTACGGCAGGTCCTTGTCGTGATGCTCCGCCAGCGCGACCGCCGTGGTGGTCGCAATGGGAATGCCTTTGTAAGCCGGGCCAAAAAGCAGATCAAACTCAATACCAGAATCCACCAACGCCTCGGCGTAAAAACGGCCTAACAGTGCCAGATCGCGCCCGGTATTAAACAGCCCGGCGTTGAAGAAATAGGGGCTCTTGCGCCCAGATTTCAGCGTGAACTCGCCAAACTTGAGTACCTGTTTGTTAAGCGCAAACTCAATAAACTGGCGTTGATAGGGTTTCATGGATTCGCTCCTCATTTCACTTTCATCATTGACATAATCTACGGACAAAAAAAAGGCGACTCACTGGTCGCCTTAAAATCAATTCTCTAACGCCGCCTTCTGCGTCGCGACAATGGATTCGATTCCCCCTCGGGCCAATGCCAGCAAGGTGAGAAGTTCTTCATGGCTGAACGGTTCGCCTTCTGCCGTCCCCTGCACTTCAATGATTCGACCGTCTTCGGTCATCACCACG from Citrobacter amalonaticus Y19 includes:
- the dut gene encoding dUTP diphosphatase, with the protein product MMKKIDVKILDPRVGKQFPLPTYATSGSAGLDLRACLDDAVELAPGATTLLPTGLAIHIADPSLAAVILPRSGLGHKHGIVLGNLVGLIDSDYQGQLMVSVWNRGQDSFTIEPGERIAQMVFVPVVQAEFNLVEEFDATHRGEGGFGHSGRK
- the slmA gene encoding nucleoid occlusion factor SlmA, coding for MAEKQTAKRNRREEILQSLALMLESSDGSQRITTAKLAASVGVSEAALYRHFPSKTRMFDSLIEFIEDSLITRINLILKDEKDTHARLRLIVLLILGFGERNPGLTRILTGHALMFEQDRLQGRINQLFERIEAQLRQVLREKRMREGEGYVTDETLLASQLLAFCEGMLSRFVRSEFKYRPTDDFDARWPLLASQLQ
- the pyrE gene encoding orotate phosphoribosyltransferase — its product is MKPYQRQFIEFALNKQVLKFGEFTLKSGRKSPYFFNAGLFNTGRDLALLGRFYAEALVDSGIEFDLLFGPAYKGIPIATTTAVALAEHHDKDLPYCFNRKEAKDHGEGGNLVGSALQGRVMLVDDVITAGTAIRESMEIIQANGATLAGVLISLDRQERGRGEISAIQEVERDYGCKVISIITLKELIAYLEEKPEMAEHLASVRAYREEFGV